In Parasegetibacter sp. NRK P23, the genomic stretch AAAATAATCTTTCCACGAATCCACAGCCATAATAGTAATAGTGGGTTAATTAAAAAAGATAACTAATAATATATACTATGGAAGTTTTGAACATGGAAAAAGCGGTGGCCGAAGTTTCGAAAAAAGGTTTCCTGGATGTGGAGGTGGATCCAACGCTTGACCTGTTTGCGGAGATCGAAAAGCTGAAGAAAGAAAAGAACGCCATATTGCTTGCGCACTATTACCAGGAGCCGGATATCCAGGACGTGGCAGATTACATTGGCGATAGCCTGGGCCTCGCGCAGCAGGCGGAGAAAACCAATGCCGATATCATTGTTTTCGCCGGTGTGCATTTTATGGCCGAAACAGCGAAGATCCTGAATCCTTCCAAAAAGGTATTGCTACCCGATCTGAACGCGGGATGCTCCCTCGCAGATTCGGCCCCTCCGGAGCTGTTTAAGGCCTTCAAACAGAAATACCCTGACCACCTTGTTATTTCTTATATCAACTGCTCAGCGGGCATTAAAGCGCTCAGCGATATCATTTGTACCTCTTCCAACGCGGAGAAAATCGTGGAAAGTCTGCCAAAGGACCAGAAAATCATTTTCGCGCCCGATAAAAACCTGGGGGCCTACCTGGTGAAAAAGACAGGAAGAGATATGGTGCTCTGGAACGGCGCCTGTATGGTGCACGAGATATTCTCCCTGGAGAAGATCACCAAACTGAAACAAAGGCATCCCAACGCAAAGATCATCGCGCATCCGGAATGTGAAGAACCGATCCTTCGTATCGCGGATCATATCGGCTCCACCACCGGATTGCTGAAATATACCCAGACCGATAGCGCTACGGAATACATCGTAGCCACCGAAACAGGCATCCTGCACCAGATGCAGAAGGAATCGCCCCACAAAACTTTTATCCCTGCTCCACCGAACAATTCCTGCGCCTGCAATGATTGTCCGCACATGAAACTGAACACCCTGGAAAAGTTGTACCTCTGTATGAAGTACGAAACACCGGAGATCACGATGGATGAGCAACTCCGCCTGGCGGCTAAAAAACCGATCGACCGGATGCTCGAGATCAGCAAACAATTCGGGTTATAGAGAAATATTTCCGGGTTTGGATTATTTTGTGGTGAATTTCAGCCAGTAAATGACCCCTTAAAATCCATCCATGACCCGTTTTTTTCTGCTTGCATGTACCGTGATTTTCTTTTCCTGCGGAGGAGGAAACAAATTCAGAGCATCTAATACCGAAGACAAAGAACTTTTTAAAGCCATTAACGCACTGGTAAAAGATCCGGCCAATAAAAACGCAAGAAACGATCTTGCTTACCTGTACGCCGATTCCAGACAAAGGCACCTGAACAATATTGAACAACTGAACGCCAGCACCTACGATACCAAATGGGATGGACTGGTGCAGGAATATACTTCGCTTCAGAATATTTATTTCGCCATCAACAGTTCACTGGCCATGACCCAATTGGTAAAACCGGTGAATTTTGCTACCGAACTGAACGAGACGAAAGAAAACGCCGCTGAATTTTATTACAGGAAAGGAGAAGAAATGATGCGTGTGGGCAACCGTGCCGCACTAAAAGAATCCTGGAACCTGTTTAGAAGGAGCCAGCAATATATTCCGGAGTACAAAGATTCGAAAGCGAAGATCCAGGAAGCACTGGAATTAGGAACGGTGGATGTGGTGATTACGGACATGACCTTCAATGATTTCCCTGTTTGGAACTTCGGCGTTCCCTTAAACAATAACCTGGAAAGACAACTGGTGCAGGATCTTGGTGGCAACTACGGTAACAACAACGGTGCGCGTTATTTCACGGAAACGGATGCACGCAATTCGACTATAAATCCATCGATAGTGGTGGAATCCGGCTGGCGGAACCTTTTCTTCAATATGTCGCCGGCCATCAGTAGTTACGATGTGGACCGATCAAAAACCGTCAAACAGAAAAATCCCACCACTAAGAAAGATGAGGACATTACGGTTACCGCGAAGTTAAAGATCACCAAAAGGATTTTCACGGCTAGGGGAGACCTGGAACTGAACATCCGCGATATTGCCGCACAAAAAAATATCTCCTGGAACACCATACCCGCCAGCACAGATTACATTATTGAAACCGCCACTTTCACCGGAGACAGCAGGGCGCTTACCGAACAGGATGCAATCCTGGTAAGCAGGCGCTATGTACTTCCCAACCGTTATATGTTGCTGAGTGAATTGTACCGCAGCATTTACAGCCAGGTAAGGAATACTATACAGCGCAATACCGCGTGGTAATTAACTCAGGGCCTGGTAGGTTATCAAACTCAACACGTAAGCGAGAATAGTCATGTAGGTAAGTTGTACCATGGGCCATTTCCAGCTTTTGGTCTCTCTTTTTA encodes the following:
- the nadA gene encoding quinolinate synthase NadA codes for the protein MEVLNMEKAVAEVSKKGFLDVEVDPTLDLFAEIEKLKKEKNAILLAHYYQEPDIQDVADYIGDSLGLAQQAEKTNADIIVFAGVHFMAETAKILNPSKKVLLPDLNAGCSLADSAPPELFKAFKQKYPDHLVISYINCSAGIKALSDIICTSSNAEKIVESLPKDQKIIFAPDKNLGAYLVKKTGRDMVLWNGACMVHEIFSLEKITKLKQRHPNAKIIAHPECEEPILRIADHIGSTTGLLKYTQTDSATEYIVATETGILHQMQKESPHKTFIPAPPNNSCACNDCPHMKLNTLEKLYLCMKYETPEITMDEQLRLAAKKPIDRMLEISKQFGL